The following proteins are encoded in a genomic region of Candidatus Palauibacter australiensis:
- a CDS encoding DUF1080 domain-containing protein, protein MKRRIDSFKLSSAATSVLLIFGAVGAAGCGQAEAGSEMEDGAPADADAEAQMAANRLSAEEAAEGFELLFDGESLDAWRGFRMDDVPAGWSAKEGALAFTPGVGGGTLITRETYTDFDLRLEWKVGEAGNSGIFFGISENTERAFESGPEMQVLDNAGHYDGGDPLTSAGSNYGLHAPPEDVTRPVGEWNAVRIVRRGNRVVHWLNGVRIVEYGIGSDEWEALVAGSKFVEWPDYGRHHEGHLGLQDHGDPVWYRNLRVRRIQ, encoded by the coding sequence GTGAAGCGACGCATCGATTCGTTCAAGCTGTCGTCCGCCGCCACGTCGGTCCTCCTGATCTTCGGCGCGGTCGGCGCGGCGGGGTGCGGGCAGGCGGAGGCGGGGTCGGAGATGGAGGACGGGGCGCCGGCCGACGCGGATGCCGAGGCGCAAATGGCCGCCAACCGACTCTCCGCGGAGGAGGCCGCAGAGGGCTTCGAACTTCTCTTCGACGGGGAGTCGCTCGACGCGTGGCGGGGGTTCCGGATGGACGATGTCCCCGCGGGCTGGAGCGCGAAGGAGGGCGCGCTCGCCTTCACGCCCGGTGTCGGGGGCGGGACGCTCATCACGCGCGAGACCTATACGGACTTCGACCTGCGCCTCGAGTGGAAGGTCGGCGAGGCCGGCAACAGCGGGATCTTCTTCGGCATCTCCGAGAACACCGAGCGCGCGTTCGAGTCGGGCCCCGAAATGCAGGTCCTCGACAACGCGGGGCACTACGACGGCGGCGATCCGCTCACGTCGGCGGGATCGAACTACGGCCTGCACGCACCTCCCGAGGACGTCACCCGCCCGGTCGGTGAATGGAACGCAGTCCGGATCGTCCGCCGCGGCAACCGGGTCGTCCACTGGCTGAACGGCGTCCGGATCGTCGAGTACGGAATCGGTTCGGACGAGTGGGAGGCGCTGGTGGCAGGGAGCAAGTTCGTGGAGTGGCCCGACTACGGCCGGCACCACGAGGGCCATCTCGGCCTGCAGGACCACGGCGACCCCGTCTGGTACCGCAACCTCCGCGTCCGCCGCATCCAGTAG